Proteins from a single region of Apium graveolens cultivar Ventura chromosome 7, ASM990537v1, whole genome shotgun sequence:
- the LOC141671039 gene encoding cytochrome P450 71B34-like: MEIITESLSSISLSWLLSVTALLLVLFLVSLFHGLFSKQNFENLPPGPPRLPVIGNLHQLGKLPHISLHKLSQKYGPVMYLKFGQVPAVVVSSPEMAKEVLKVHDIKCCSRPDSYGMRKLSYNQKDISFAPYGEYWREMRKICVIELFTVKRVRSFQHVRDREIAKFVNIISQEALDPNNKSIYLDKKIFSLAKNIISEVAFGSSSVGDKFEEDELQKTIQDVMKVTSGFCAADFFPYYGWIIDLLSGFRHKMEKCFIEMDKFNESIIKEHLDPSRPRLNHEDITDILIALSNDETGALRFSNDHIKAVFVDLFMASIDTSSGTIIWAMSELAKNPRVMRKVQAEIRKIVGHKSEVDESEIDKMKYFKMVVKETLRLHPPVPLLLPRETMQYCKIGGYDVYPKTRIFVNAWAIGRDMNTWSKPEEFYPERFEDSEIDFKGQHYEYIPFGAGRRMCPAMTMGLASVESILVNLLHSFDWQLPGGMKPEDINMEEEVGLTINKKFPLHLVPIKHETQTE, from the exons ATGGAAATCATCACTGAATCTCTCAGCTCTATCTCATTGTCGTGGCTTCTATCTGTTACTGCCCTTCTCCTTGTCCTCTTCCTTGTTTCATTGTTTCATGGACTGTTTTCGAAACAAAACTTCGAAAATCTACCCCCAGGTCCTCCAAGACTTCCTGTTATAGGCAACCTTCACCAACTTGGAAAATTGCCTCATATTTCTCTACACAAACTGTCCCAAAAATATGGCCCTGTGATGTACCTTAAATTTGGACAAGTCCCTGCTGTGGTCGTCTCGTCCCCAGAGATGGCGAAAGAGGTGCTCAAAGTTCATGATATAAAGTGCTGCAGTAGGCCTGATTCTTATGGTATGCGAAAACTATCATATAATCAAAAGGACATCTCTTTTGCTCCTTACGGTGAATACTGGCGAGAGATGCGTAAGATTTGTGTTATAGAACTTTTTACTGTCAAGAGGGTTCGTTCATTTCAACATGTTAGAGACCGCGAGATAGCTAAATTTGTAAACATTATTTCACAAGAAGCTTTAGACCCTAACAATAAATCCATTTACCTTGATAAGAAAATATTCTCTCTTGCAAAAAACATTATTTCTGAGGTTGCTTTTGGCAGTAGTTCTGTGGGAGATAAGTTTGAGGAAGATGAACTTCAGAAGACTATACAGGATGTTATGAAAGTGACTAGTGGCTTTTGTGCAGCAGATTTCTTCCCATATTATGGATGGATTATTGATCTATTAAGTGGATTTCGCCACAAGATGGAGAAGTGCTTTATTGAGATGGATAAATTTAATGAGAGTATTATCAAGGAACATCTTGATCCTTCTAGGCCTAGATTGAACCATGAAGACATTACTGATATCTTGATTGCTCTGTCCAATGATGAAACTGGTGCCCTCCGTTTCTCAAACGATCATATTAAAGCTGTCTTTGTG GATCTATTTATGGCTTCAATAGACACTTCTTCTGGGACAATCATATGGGCGATGAGCGAGCTTGCCAAGAACCCACGGGTAATGAGAAAGGTGCAAGCTGAAATTAGGAAGATCGTAGGGCATAAATCAGAAGTAGATGAGAGTGAAATAGACAAAATGAAGTACTTTAAGATGGTGGTAAAGGAGACCCTCAGGTTACACCCTCCAGTGCCACTACTTTTACCTCGAGAAACAATGCAATACTGTAAGATTGGGGGCTACGACGTATACCCCAAAACCAGGATATTTGTTAATGCATGGGCTATTGGCAGAGACATGAATACATGGTCGAAGCCAGAGGAGTTTTATCCCGAGAGGTTTGAGGACAGTGAGATTGATTTTAAGGGTCAGCATTACGAGTACATTCCATTTGGTGCTGGTCGAAGAATGTGTCCTGCAATGACAATGGGTTTAGCTTCCGTGGAATCCATACTTGTAAATCTGCTGCATAGTTTTGACTGGCAGTTGCCTGGAGGGATGAAACCTGAAGACATCAACATGGAAGAAGAGGTTGGCTTGACTATAAACAAGAAATTTCCTCTTCATCTCGTACCAATCAAACATGAAACTCAAACGGAGTAA